In Toxotes jaculatrix isolate fToxJac2 chromosome 12, fToxJac2.pri, whole genome shotgun sequence, the following are encoded in one genomic region:
- the riox2 gene encoding ribosomal oxygenase 2 isoform X1, with translation MPVLHCFGRFLVALVQAMLEIKMPKKSRTKEAKRRSSDDEQLPAKQSRHSSDAPSPLCFHSPGSLFESLIQPMGTEQFFREYWEKKPLHLQRSDPSIASYYQSLFQLSDLQSLCSQGLDYYRDVNVVRCISGKKKVLNKQGQVKSSALNKFLVQNKATIQFHQPQRFKDELWRIQEKLECFFGALVGSNVYITPQESQGLPAHYDDVEVFILQLEGQKHWLLYNPTVPLATEYSVESEERIGSPTHDILLKAGDLLYFPRGTIHQANTPAGVEHSTHLTLSTYQKMSWGDLMLDILPSMLCDSSRTEVGLREGIPRRLLLGSSGGLDSSRRLASGLRSLADEIEKGMLEVRSTHMKRDFIMNRLPPCVLQQQQQLLTPSEKIPALEDMVCLRFKDHMVITVEPSQERTDETTELVVFVLHSLKNHRESHMMGGICDEEEKQDISRGLKFPLSHLQALRQLQQAEKLAVAQLQLPTQEAKLSLVLALWSECLLDVL, from the exons ATGCCTGTCCTACATTGTTTTGGGAGGTTCCTGGTCGCCCTGGTACAAGCTATGCTTGAG attaaaatgccaaagaaaagcagaacaaaggAAGCAAAGAGACGGAGCAGTGACGATGAGCAGCTCCCCGCTAAGCAGAGCAGGCACAGCAGTGATGCTCCATCCCCTCTGTGCTTCCACAGCCCAGGCAGCTTGTTTGAGAGCCTCATTCAGCCCATGGGCACAGAGCAGTTCTTCAGGGAGTACTGGGAGAAGAAACCACTCCATCTGCAGAGGTCTGATCCCAGCATAGCCTCCTACTACCAGTCTTTGTTCCAGCTGTCTGACCTGCAGAGCTTGTGTTCTCAGGGCCTGGATTACTACAGGGACGTCAATGTTGTTCGCTGCatcagtggcaagaaaaaagtGCTCAACAAGCAGGGGCAAGTTAAGAGCAGTGCTCTGAATAAGTTCTTGGTTCAGAATAAGGCCACCATCCAGTTCCACCAGCCACAAAGGTTCAAG GATGAATTGTGGAGGATCCAGGAGAAGCTGGAGTGTTTCTTCGGAGCCTTGGTGGGCTCTAATGTCTACATCACACCACAGGAGTCCCAGGGCCTTCCAGCTCACTATGATGATGTCGAG GTATTTATTCTGCAGCTGGAGGGGCAGAAACATTGGCTTCTCTACAACCCTACAGTTCCGCTGGCAACAGAGTACAGTGTGGAATCAGAGGAGAGGATTGGCAGCCCGACCCATGATATCCTACTTAAG GCTGGAGATCTTCTGTACTTTCCAAGAGGAACCATCCATCAAGCCAACACTCCAGCAGGAGTGGAGCACTCCACCCACCTGACTCTCAGCACCTACCAGAAAAT GTCATGGGGAGATTTGATGTTGGACATCCTTCCCAGCATGCtatgtgacagcagcaggactgaAGTCGGCCTAAGAGAGGGCATTCCCAGAAGACTCTTACTG ggGAGCAGTGGAGGCCTAGACTCCAGCCGGCGTCTGGCCAGTGGCCTCAGATCTCTGGCTGATGAAATAGAAAAAGGAATGCTGGAAGTCCGCTCTACTCACATGAAGAGAGACTTTATCATGAACAGACTGCCACCATgcgtcctgcagcagcagcagcagctacttACTCCAT ctgaGAAGATTCCTGCCCTGGAGGATATGGTGTGTTTGAGGTTTAAAGACCATATGGTAATAACGGTGGAGCCCAGCCAAGAGAGAACA GATGAGACCACAGAGCTGGTTGTCTTTGTCTTACATTCTTTGAAGAACCACAGGGAGAGCCACATGATGGGTGGAATctgtgatgaagaggagaagcaggacatCTCCAGG GGCCTGAAGTTCCCTCTGTCCCACCTCCAGGCTCTGCGACAGCTCCAGCAGGCAGAGAAGCTGGCTGTGGCCCAGCTCCAGCTGCCCACACAGGAGGCCAAACTCAGTCTGGTCCTGGCTCTCTGGAGCGAGTGCCTGCTGGATGTGCTGTAG
- the riox2 gene encoding ribosomal oxygenase 2 isoform X2: MPKKSRTKEAKRRSSDDEQLPAKQSRHSSDAPSPLCFHSPGSLFESLIQPMGTEQFFREYWEKKPLHLQRSDPSIASYYQSLFQLSDLQSLCSQGLDYYRDVNVVRCISGKKKVLNKQGQVKSSALNKFLVQNKATIQFHQPQRFKDELWRIQEKLECFFGALVGSNVYITPQESQGLPAHYDDVEVFILQLEGQKHWLLYNPTVPLATEYSVESEERIGSPTHDILLKAGDLLYFPRGTIHQANTPAGVEHSTHLTLSTYQKMSWGDLMLDILPSMLCDSSRTEVGLREGIPRRLLLGSSGGLDSSRRLASGLRSLADEIEKGMLEVRSTHMKRDFIMNRLPPCVLQQQQQLLTPSEKIPALEDMVCLRFKDHMVITVEPSQERTDETTELVVFVLHSLKNHRESHMMGGICDEEEKQDISRGLKFPLSHLQALRQLQQAEKLAVAQLQLPTQEAKLSLVLALWSECLLDVL; this comes from the exons atgccaaagaaaagcagaacaaaggAAGCAAAGAGACGGAGCAGTGACGATGAGCAGCTCCCCGCTAAGCAGAGCAGGCACAGCAGTGATGCTCCATCCCCTCTGTGCTTCCACAGCCCAGGCAGCTTGTTTGAGAGCCTCATTCAGCCCATGGGCACAGAGCAGTTCTTCAGGGAGTACTGGGAGAAGAAACCACTCCATCTGCAGAGGTCTGATCCCAGCATAGCCTCCTACTACCAGTCTTTGTTCCAGCTGTCTGACCTGCAGAGCTTGTGTTCTCAGGGCCTGGATTACTACAGGGACGTCAATGTTGTTCGCTGCatcagtggcaagaaaaaagtGCTCAACAAGCAGGGGCAAGTTAAGAGCAGTGCTCTGAATAAGTTCTTGGTTCAGAATAAGGCCACCATCCAGTTCCACCAGCCACAAAGGTTCAAG GATGAATTGTGGAGGATCCAGGAGAAGCTGGAGTGTTTCTTCGGAGCCTTGGTGGGCTCTAATGTCTACATCACACCACAGGAGTCCCAGGGCCTTCCAGCTCACTATGATGATGTCGAG GTATTTATTCTGCAGCTGGAGGGGCAGAAACATTGGCTTCTCTACAACCCTACAGTTCCGCTGGCAACAGAGTACAGTGTGGAATCAGAGGAGAGGATTGGCAGCCCGACCCATGATATCCTACTTAAG GCTGGAGATCTTCTGTACTTTCCAAGAGGAACCATCCATCAAGCCAACACTCCAGCAGGAGTGGAGCACTCCACCCACCTGACTCTCAGCACCTACCAGAAAAT GTCATGGGGAGATTTGATGTTGGACATCCTTCCCAGCATGCtatgtgacagcagcaggactgaAGTCGGCCTAAGAGAGGGCATTCCCAGAAGACTCTTACTG ggGAGCAGTGGAGGCCTAGACTCCAGCCGGCGTCTGGCCAGTGGCCTCAGATCTCTGGCTGATGAAATAGAAAAAGGAATGCTGGAAGTCCGCTCTACTCACATGAAGAGAGACTTTATCATGAACAGACTGCCACCATgcgtcctgcagcagcagcagcagctacttACTCCAT ctgaGAAGATTCCTGCCCTGGAGGATATGGTGTGTTTGAGGTTTAAAGACCATATGGTAATAACGGTGGAGCCCAGCCAAGAGAGAACA GATGAGACCACAGAGCTGGTTGTCTTTGTCTTACATTCTTTGAAGAACCACAGGGAGAGCCACATGATGGGTGGAATctgtgatgaagaggagaagcaggacatCTCCAGG GGCCTGAAGTTCCCTCTGTCCCACCTCCAGGCTCTGCGACAGCTCCAGCAGGCAGAGAAGCTGGCTGTGGCCCAGCTCCAGCTGCCCACACAGGAGGCCAAACTCAGTCTGGTCCTGGCTCTCTGGAGCGAGTGCCTGCTGGATGTGCTGTAG